From Carya illinoinensis cultivar Pawnee chromosome 5, C.illinoinensisPawnee_v1, whole genome shotgun sequence, one genomic window encodes:
- the LOC122308799 gene encoding superoxide dismutase [Fe] 3, chloroplastic isoform X1 → MGSFCYHTFPASSHLLVSDFAPGFKSPKLPYLSKQQERWFSRSQGASKIFAYYGLREPPYKLDALEPYMSRKTLEKHWGGHHRNYVEGLNKQLEKTEVLYGCTMDELVKVTYNNGNPLPEFNNAAQVWNHDFFWDSMQPGGGDMPKLGVLQQIEKDFGSFTNFREKFVEAALTLFGSGWVWLVLKREERRLAVIKTSNAVCPLVWDDIPIISLDMWEHAYYLDYKNDKGKYVNVFMDHLVSWNVATGRMARAEAFVNLGEPKIPIA, encoded by the exons ATGGGATCCTTTTGTTATCATACATTCCCAGCAAGCTCGCATCTTTTAGTCTCTGACTTCGCTCCGGGGTTTAAGAGCCCCAAGCTTCCTTATCTG TCTAAACAGCAAGAAAGATGGTTTTCTAGATCTCAAGGAGCTTCAAAAATTTTTGCTTACTATGGCTTGAGGGAACCTCCTTATAAACTT GATGCTTTAGAACCATATATGAGTAGGAAGACACTGGAAAAGCATTGGGGTGGACATCATCGGAATTATGTAGAAGGATTGAACAAGCAGTTGGAGAAAACCGAAGTACTGTATGGCTGCACTATGGATGAGCTTGTCAAAGTAACATATAACAATGGAAACCCCTTACCCGAATTCAATAATGCTGCCCAG GTTTGGAATCATGACTTCTTTTGGGATAGCATGCAACCTGGAGGAGGGGACATGCCGAAACTGGGTGTTCTTCAGCAGATTGAAAAGGACTTTGGTTCATTTACAAATTTCAGGGAGAAGTTTGTAGAAGCAGCACTCACGCTATTCGGCTCTGGCTGGGTTTGGCTTGTTT tgaagagagaagagagacgaCTTGCCGTAATTAAAACATCAAATGCCGTTTGCCCACTTGTTTGGGATGACATA CCAATCATTAGTTTAGACATGTGGGAG CATGCTTATTATCTGGATTACAAG AACGATAAAGGCAAATATGTGAATGTGTTTATGGACCACCTTGTGTCTTGGAATGTGGCAACGGGACGCATGGCCCGTGCTGAGGCATTTGTGAATTTAGGCGAACCTAAAATTCCTATTGCTTGA
- the LOC122308799 gene encoding superoxide dismutase [Fe] 3, chloroplastic isoform X2, whose amino-acid sequence MGSFCYHTFPASSHLLVSDFAPGFKSPKLPYLSKQQERWFSRSQGASKIFAYYGLREPPYKLDALEPYMSRKTLEKHWGGHHRNYVEGLNKQLEKTEVLYGCTMDELVKVTYNNGNPLPEFNNAAQVWNHDFFWDSMQPGGGDMPKLGVLQQIEKDFGSFTNFREKFVEAALTLFGSGWVWLVLKREERRLAVIKTSNAVCPLVWDDIHAYYLDYKNDKGKYVNVFMDHLVSWNVATGRMARAEAFVNLGEPKIPIA is encoded by the exons ATGGGATCCTTTTGTTATCATACATTCCCAGCAAGCTCGCATCTTTTAGTCTCTGACTTCGCTCCGGGGTTTAAGAGCCCCAAGCTTCCTTATCTG TCTAAACAGCAAGAAAGATGGTTTTCTAGATCTCAAGGAGCTTCAAAAATTTTTGCTTACTATGGCTTGAGGGAACCTCCTTATAAACTT GATGCTTTAGAACCATATATGAGTAGGAAGACACTGGAAAAGCATTGGGGTGGACATCATCGGAATTATGTAGAAGGATTGAACAAGCAGTTGGAGAAAACCGAAGTACTGTATGGCTGCACTATGGATGAGCTTGTCAAAGTAACATATAACAATGGAAACCCCTTACCCGAATTCAATAATGCTGCCCAG GTTTGGAATCATGACTTCTTTTGGGATAGCATGCAACCTGGAGGAGGGGACATGCCGAAACTGGGTGTTCTTCAGCAGATTGAAAAGGACTTTGGTTCATTTACAAATTTCAGGGAGAAGTTTGTAGAAGCAGCACTCACGCTATTCGGCTCTGGCTGGGTTTGGCTTGTTT tgaagagagaagagagacgaCTTGCCGTAATTAAAACATCAAATGCCGTTTGCCCACTTGTTTGGGATGACATA CATGCTTATTATCTGGATTACAAG AACGATAAAGGCAAATATGTGAATGTGTTTATGGACCACCTTGTGTCTTGGAATGTGGCAACGGGACGCATGGCCCGTGCTGAGGCATTTGTGAATTTAGGCGAACCTAAAATTCCTATTGCTTGA